One region of Maylandia zebra isolate NMK-2024a linkage group LG10, Mzebra_GT3a, whole genome shotgun sequence genomic DNA includes:
- the LOC101479076 gene encoding T-cell immunoglobulin and mucin domain-containing protein 2-like has translation MSFLLSLPVPSSAAAGGATSGAVCECDSVEVKGHTGQDITLPCKYDRKYHGALSACWQRGEIPARGCSNQLISTDGLRVETRAPSRYELLGRLEDGDVSLTIKSLTEGDAGRYGCRVEIPGWFNDEKHHIDVSVVTAPHIFTTVTTVVGQTGSDVTATGSMPTQTPTEVRITAVQQEDHLENFIWNSVRLTFIIFIPALLTAAHRVWRRDQRLQTDIRLNQSDKEEGSPL, from the exons ATGTCCTTTTTGCTCTCGCTCCCCGTACCTTCCTCCGCTGCTGCCGGTGGGGCGACATCAGGTGCAG TCTGTGAATGTGACAGcgtggaggtcaaaggtcacacagGTCAAGACATCACTCTGCCCTGTAAATATGACAGGAAATATCACGGCGCTCTGTCAGCGTGCTGGCAGCGAGGAGAGATACCAGCCAGAGGCTGCTCCAATCAGCTGATCTCCACAGATGGACTCAGAGTGGAAACCAGAGCTCCCAGCAGGTATGAGCTGCTGGGCCGACTGGAGGACGGAGACGTCTCTCTGACCATAAAGAGCCTGACAGAGGGAGACGCTGGACGATACGGCTGCAGGGTGGAGATACCCGGCTGGTTCAACGATGAGAAGCATCACATCGATGTGAGCGTCGTCACAG CTCCTCACATCTTCACCACCGTCACCACCGTGGTgggacaaacaggaagtgatgtcacagccACAGGCTCAATGCCGACGCAGACTCCGACCGAG GTGAGGATCACAGCTGTGCAGCAGGAGGACCACCTGGAAAACTTCATCTGGAACTCAGTGAGGCTGAccttcatcatcttcatccCTGCTCTGCTGACTGCAGCTCACa GGGTTTGGAGGCGGGATCAGAGACTGCAGACGGACATCAGGCTGAACCAATCAGACAAGGAGGAGGGCAGTCCTCTGTAA
- the LOC101486525 gene encoding uncharacterized protein LOC101486525, with translation MSAEPPPYRPHFPEGPSAPVFSPALACQPGFFPSSPYQTFPQSYYHEHPGYMAPMTPQSTFGTQSAYQGRLDGPPGASYPPKHAVYVVDQQQDQGGGRKSCLAACSTLLCCCCLWDLLTRHLC, from the exons ATGAGCGCCGAGCCTCCGCCGTACCGTCCTCACTTCCCTGAGGGCCCCTCGGCCCCCGTCTTCTCTCCAG CTCTTGCCTGTCAGCCTGGCTTCTTCCCCAGCTCTCCGTACCAG accTTCCCTCAGTCCTATTACCATGAACATCCAGGTTACATGGCTCCGATGACCccacagagcacctttgggaccCAGTCGGCCTACCAGGGCAGGCTCGACGGGCCCCCAGGGGCCTCGTACCCACCAAAACACGCag TTTACGTGGTGGATCAGCAGCAGGATCAGGGCGGCGGCAGGAAGTCGTGTCTGGCGGCGTGCTCGActctcctgtgctgctgctgcctctgggACCTGCTGACTCGGCACCtctgctga